Within Dreissena polymorpha isolate Duluth1 chromosome 13, UMN_Dpol_1.0, whole genome shotgun sequence, the genomic segment CAGCAAATTTTTTCGGAAACTTGTTCAAGCACGTCCAACTTTTTacatcatatcgggtttccgggggtgaaaaagctataacataattttgaaaactgagttgcgtctaagattttGCAATatcgaacaacttcagtgccttcagcgctttgattacctCTACGTATCAGATTTCACTTTAGAGTCGCACCAATGCTTTTGTCCTTTAAATCACGCAGAGGATAGTGTCATAGCTAAGGCGGTATTCGGTCTGTGTAGCACTTAGGTTTTATCACAATGATCAGTCGGATTTAATCGTCCATGAACGGCAAGCGGACGCTTTGTTAGTGATAGGCGCAGAAGTTTAGATTGGTGTGTTATCTTCTCGACTGTATAAAATGTAAGTGCATACAAGCTAACAAgaagattgaatatgtttaaggACAGGGAATCGTGTAAAACTGTGAGCTATACATTTAGTTTAACATAAACATTGTGTGACAATGGTACAGTTAAACAAAATCAAACGTTTATTAATTGTAATCGTGTTTATGTGCATTTGTGTTGGAGTATTCCGTGTTGTTTACAAGCCATTACCGGATATCAAATTACTCACCAGATATTCCGGAAACGTCAACCAAACCGACGGACAAGTGTTAAGCTTGACCTTACCGTTGATAATTTATAAGCCAGACACAGTGGCAAAGCCAGTTATTTCAAATACATTAAGATTCACAAGTTATGTGCGCTTTTTTAATACGTCTGCTGACTATTCAAGTGCAAAGCAGATTCACAAATGCGTTGATCTTAAGATTCAATCAATAGGTAACACTCCCATATGTGTGTACGATCCTGCGATAGATATCTATGTTTCCAAGTCCATTATTGACAACGGTAACTGGGAAGGAGATCTTATTCGTTTAGTGGTGAATATAATTCAAGAAACTCCAGATACAGTTTTCTTGGATTTTGGGTGCAACGTTGGTGTATATACCCTTGCCATCGCCAAGTTTGGTCGACAGGTGACTGCGCTCGACGCCAATCGGAAGAACCTGGAGATGCTCACGACGTCACTTCAAAAAGGAAATCTTACAAAAATGGTAACGCTAATCTGGAACGCGCTCTCTGACAAAACTGAAACCGTTGGATTTAAGGAAGACAGAAAAAATATTGGCGGTCTTCAAATGGTCGGCGAAGTAAGCAGCACAAGTTTTGTTAGTGACGAAAATAGCTCTGTTGCTATTGTACTTGACGATTTAGTTCCCATATTCAGAAATCAATCCGTGTTAATCAAAATGGACATAGAAACATATGAGCTCAAAGCTATGTTAGGCGGAAAACAGTTTTTTAAAGAGGTAGATGTTAAATTTCTATTAATGGAATGGATGCACCATAAACTATCAGATGTTGGGACTGGGATCATACAGTTCATGACTGAAAGAGGCTATACACCATTTAGTCCACTACAGAGATCTGTGCCTCTAAAAATTAAAGACAGACAGCTTTGGTCCTCGGATATAATTTGGGTCAAGAATCCCATGAACGGCACTTGGTCAGCTTAGTGGTTTTCATATATGCGTTAGGTGACAATAATTACGTTGAGTTTCTGTTAGGGTAACATACAAATTATAAAAGCAGCAGCTTTCAAACATAGTGAATTATATATTTGGAATTGTAAATTTAGCTATTGAGTTGTATGT encodes:
- the LOC127855581 gene encoding uncharacterized protein LOC127855581; its protein translation is MVQLNKIKRLLIVIVFMCICVGVFRVVYKPLPDIKLLTRYSGNVNQTDGQVLSLTLPLIIYKPDTVAKPVISNTLRFTSYVRFFNTSADYSSAKQIHKCVDLKIQSIGNTPICVYDPAIDIYVSKSIIDNGNWEGDLIRLVVNIIQETPDTVFLDFGCNVGVYTLAIAKFGRQVTALDANRKNLEMLTTSLQKGNLTKMVTLIWNALSDKTETVGFKEDRKNIGGLQMVGEVSSTSFVSDENSSVAIVLDDLVPIFRNQSVLIKMDIETYELKAMLGGKQFFKEVDVKFLLMEWMHHKLSDVGTGIIQFMTERGYTPFSPLQRSVPLKIKDRQLWSSDIIWVKNPMNGTWSA